One genomic window of Medicago truncatula cultivar Jemalong A17 chromosome 1, MtrunA17r5.0-ANR, whole genome shotgun sequence includes the following:
- the LOC11431210 gene encoding protein SIEVE ELEMENT OCCLUSION B has translation MSLSNGTKLPNPFDLDESQILDKVYLTHLHDDDKCDKDVLFHILSNVILRTRLAESRAEFEPEFRTLKLISCQMITTPRGERYVHQTTMWILQQLKTYSWDAKALIALAAFTLEYGNLLYLTETSTSSDQLVNSLKILNQIQNRKVTVPATDLVELIMDVLLHIHEWATRSGVGYNTLDVPSLSDALQDIPVAVYWIIASTVAATGNIIGVSDYTLSDFKEKLNFVDSKLKEHLKLSKWQIDSVEEYLKRKKAISNPKDIIDFLKLLIQRNGDNLLIYDGTTKNKTDIEVFKDKYVLLFISSLNKVDDEILLLNSIHDRLQDNPQVIKGYKKEDFKILWIPIWDVDDQKIKFDSLKNKIRFYAVDYFSELPGIRLIREHLNYSDKPIVPVLSPLGEKMNDDAMDLIFQWGIDALPFRKQDGYDLTQKWKWFWDVTKRVNLGIQVKGDRYIFIYGGSDKKWIQDFTLALEKTKRHETILRADAIIEHYHLGKDDPKIVPRFWIEIESKRLKKHQDGIDCEIQDIVKSLLCLKQDPQGWVILTKGYNVKLLGHGEPMYQTLADFDIWKDRVLQKEGFDIAFKEYYDTKVKDTYVKQPCEIINVDNNINGNVIATISCPNPTCGRVMEVSSVNYKCCHRDDAAAPQNGKI, from the exons ATGTCATTGTCCAATGGAACTAAACTGCCAAACCCATTTGATCTTGATGAGTCTCAAATCCTGGATAAAGTTTATCTGACCCACCTCCATGATGATGACAAGTGTGATAAAGATGTCCTTTTCCACATTCTGTCCAATGTTATACTTAGG ACAAGGCTAGCAGAAAGCAGAGCTGAATTCGAGCCAGAATTTCGCACACTGAAGCTGATTTCTTGTCAG ATGATAACCACGCCTCGTGGCGAACGTTATGTGCATCAAACAACAATGTGGATACTTCAACAGCTGAAAACCTATTCATGGGATGCAAAAGCACTTATAGCTCTAGCTGCTTTCACTTTGGAATATGGAAATCTTTTGTACCTTACTGAGACTTCAACCTCATCAGATCAACTTGTTAACTCTCTGAAAATACtgaatcaaattcaaaacagaaaggTCACTGTCCCTGCCACAGATTTGGTGGAGTTGATAATGGATGTGCTTCTGCATATTCATGAGTGGGCCACTCGGTCTGGTGTTGGTTATAACACTCTTGATGTTCCTTCTTTGTCTGATGCATTGCAAGATATTCCTGTTGCTGTTTATTGGATAATTGCTTCCACTGTTGCTGCTACTGGCAATATCATTGGTGTATC GGACTATACACTATCagattttaaagaaaaacttaattttgttGATTCTAAGTTGAAGGAACATCTGAAACTAAGCAAATGGCAAATAG ATTCTGTTGAAGAATACTTGAAGCGCAAGAAAGCAATTTCCAATCCTAAAGATATTATAGATTTCTTGAAGCTTCTGATCCAACGCAACGGAGATAATCTCCTAATATATGATGGcaccaccaaaaacaaaacg GATATAGAAGTCTTCAAAGACAAATATGTGTTGTTGTTCATTTCAAGCCTCAACAAAGTTGACGATGAGATCCTGCTGTTAAATTCTATCCATGACAGATTGCAGGACAATCCACAAGTGATAAAAGGTTACAAGAAAGAGGATTTCAAGATTTTGTGGATCCCGATCTGGGATGTCGATGATCAGAAGATCAAGTTCGATTCGTTGAAGAATAAGATCAGATTTTATGCAGTGGACTACTTCTCTGAGTTACCTGGCATTAGACTCATAAGAGAGCATTTGAATTATTCGGATAAGCCTATCGTCCCAGTGTTGAGCCCTTTAGGtgaaaaaatgaatgatgatgCAATGGATTTGATTTTTCAATGGGGGATAGATGCACTCCCTTTTAGGAAACAGGATGGCTATGATCTTACTCAAAAATGGAAGTGGTTTTGGGATGTTACAAAGAGAGTGAATCTTGGAATACAG GTGAAAGGAGACAGATACATATTCATCTATGGAGGCAGTGACAAAAAATGGATCCAAGACTTCACATTAGCATTGGAGAAAACAAAAAGGCATGAAACTATCTTAAGAGCAGATGCTATAATAGAACACTATCACTTGGGAAAAGATGACCCTAAGATTGTTCCTCGTTTTTGGATCGAAATAGAAAGCAAAAGACTCAAGAAACACCAAGATGGTATAGACTGTGAGATTCAAGATATTGTGAAGAGTTTGCTTTGTCTCAAACAAGATCCACAAGGTTGGGTTATTCTCACCAAAGGCTACAATGTTAAGCTTTTAGGGCATGGTGAGCCTATGTATCAAACTTTGGCTGATTTTGATATATGGAAAGATAGAGTGCTACAAAAAGAAGGATTTGACATTGCATTCAAAGAATACTATGACACTAAGGTTAAAGATACATATGTTAAGCAACCATGTGAAATTATCAACGTTGATAACAATATCAATGGAAATGTTATAGCTACTATATCATGTCCAAATCCTACTTGTGGACGTGTGATGGAGGTGAGTTCTGTTAACTACAAGTGTTGCCACCGTGACGATGCTGCTGCTCCACAGAATGGCAAGATATGA